The proteins below come from a single Corynebacterium cystitidis genomic window:
- the relB gene encoding type II toxin-antitoxin system RelB family antitoxin: protein MNTLTVRMSDDEATLVRKFAGSKNVTMSDFARSAILEKIEDAYGLEQLRDAIANDDGKRYGIDEVLGEL, encoded by the coding sequence ATGAACACGTTGACTGTTCGAATGTCCGACGATGAAGCTACTCTTGTCCGCAAGTTCGCCGGATCCAAAAACGTGACAATGTCTGACTTCGCCCGGTCCGCAATTTTGGAAAAGATCGAGGATGCTTACGGCCTTGAGCAGCTCCGCGACGCAATCGCTAATGACGACGGCAAAAGATACGGTATCGACGAGGTTCTCGGCGAGCTTTAA
- a CDS encoding CPBP family glutamic-type intramembrane protease has protein sequence MRSRSTTPGRAPLLVRVFIPATLGALGLLFSAQVPPASPGFYVATFATAAIWFVAWWFYGTRVDLRGSVSIEMGRGVVIGAALIALFIVGALVVRLIPFLAGPVDDLLDNMRTGTVLVTLLTLVVNGIGEELFFRDVAQRELEKRLARWGATIAQVGLYMVVTAAMGVPLLLVAALLVGLSATWESSRSGNLISAITLHLTWSVGMAFLLPLFIH, from the coding sequence ATGCGCTCTCGTTCCACAACGCCTGGCAGAGCACCACTGCTGGTCCGCGTCTTTATTCCCGCCACCCTTGGTGCGTTGGGGCTTCTGTTCTCTGCCCAAGTACCGCCAGCGTCACCAGGTTTCTACGTAGCCACCTTCGCCACGGCAGCGATCTGGTTTGTGGCCTGGTGGTTTTACGGTACCCGCGTGGATCTTCGGGGCAGTGTAAGCATAGAAATGGGGCGTGGTGTGGTCATCGGTGCTGCGTTGATAGCCCTCTTCATTGTTGGCGCCTTGGTTGTGCGCTTAATTCCTTTCCTGGCTGGGCCTGTCGACGATTTACTAGACAATATGCGCACCGGCACTGTACTTGTCACACTGCTCACACTTGTGGTCAACGGGATAGGTGAAGAATTGTTCTTCCGTGATGTTGCGCAGCGCGAATTGGAAAAACGCCTCGCTAGGTGGGGTGCAACTATTGCCCAAGTAGGGCTGTACATGGTGGTCACAGCCGCGATGGGGGTTCCACTATTGCTTGTTGCTGCGTTGCTGGTCGGGCTAAGTGCAACATGGGAATCATCCCGCTCTGGCAACCTCATTTCTGCTATTACCCTCCATCTGACATGGAGTGTGGGCATGGCTTTTCTCTTGCCCTTGTTCATTCACTAG
- a CDS encoding tryptophan-rich sensory protein, with protein sequence MDKPKDTPSSHQSDFEEGTTDNTQMRRALVTGATGYVGGHVTQELLDRGWAVRTLSRSRKKALDMEWGDRIVPEGESAGSGQVEVYEGDASQGDDLNAALEGIDVAWYLVHSMSDDEDFKDAEIEMAELFASAAEDQGVKRIIYLGGLHPEGEVLSEHLASRVAVGEVFLDSTVPTAALQAGVVLGDGSVSFEMLRHLSERLPGAIGPKWIRNRITPISVRDVMFYLAGAADLPEDVNRTFDIGGPDTLEYADMMKEYAKALDLGPRLILSAPVATPGLASQWISLVTPVEARIAKPLIGSLMHDTVVKERDLEGYIGTPSGGNQAFQQAVLAATEKLDTRRWRRVFGTVSAAVALCATVGSVLTDPKNKNYQHLDLPSWQPPAALFPIVWTALYADIAVVNSLVVADHLEKDNKQAARNDALALGANLVLNAGWTGVFFRSPRKKLATVWAGALAVSTGDLIRRAWKSAPARGVVLAPYSVWTSFATFLSGAIAQRNA encoded by the coding sequence ATGGATAAGCCCAAAGACACTCCATCTTCCCACCAATCCGACTTTGAAGAAGGCACCACCGACAACACTCAAATGCGCCGTGCACTTGTTACCGGTGCCACTGGCTACGTGGGTGGACACGTGACCCAAGAGCTGCTTGATCGCGGATGGGCTGTGCGGACTTTGTCTCGCAGCCGCAAGAAAGCCCTTGACATGGAGTGGGGCGATCGTATTGTGCCCGAGGGTGAAAGCGCGGGATCCGGGCAGGTAGAAGTCTACGAGGGAGATGCTTCCCAGGGCGATGATCTAAACGCAGCACTCGAGGGCATTGATGTGGCCTGGTATCTCGTGCACTCCATGTCAGACGATGAGGATTTTAAAGATGCAGAAATTGAAATGGCAGAACTTTTCGCCTCTGCCGCCGAAGACCAGGGTGTTAAACGCATCATTTACCTTGGTGGGCTGCACCCAGAAGGCGAAGTCCTCTCAGAACACTTGGCTTCCCGTGTCGCAGTCGGAGAGGTATTTTTAGATTCCACTGTTCCTACGGCAGCGCTGCAAGCTGGCGTTGTACTTGGCGATGGCTCCGTCTCTTTTGAAATGCTGCGCCACCTTTCGGAGCGGCTTCCTGGAGCGATCGGCCCGAAGTGGATCCGCAACCGCATCACTCCCATTTCTGTGCGCGACGTGATGTTCTACCTAGCAGGTGCGGCTGATCTTCCAGAAGATGTCAATCGAACATTTGATATCGGGGGCCCAGACACTCTCGAGTACGCAGACATGATGAAGGAGTACGCCAAAGCCTTAGATCTTGGGCCTCGTCTGATTCTTTCAGCACCGGTTGCTACCCCGGGGCTGGCTTCGCAGTGGATTTCTTTGGTCACACCGGTGGAAGCGCGTATTGCTAAACCGCTGATCGGCAGCCTGATGCATGACACTGTGGTGAAAGAACGCGACCTTGAGGGTTATATCGGTACGCCTTCTGGGGGTAACCAGGCTTTCCAACAGGCAGTGCTTGCGGCCACCGAAAAGTTGGACACTCGACGCTGGAGGCGCGTTTTTGGCACGGTTAGTGCCGCAGTTGCGTTGTGTGCCACCGTGGGGTCCGTCTTGACTGATCCGAAAAATAAGAATTATCAACACCTTGATCTTCCCAGCTGGCAGCCACCGGCAGCCCTATTTCCGATTGTGTGGACCGCGTTATATGCCGATATTGCTGTGGTGAACTCGCTGGTTGTAGCGGACCACCTGGAGAAAGACAATAAGCAGGCAGCGCGTAACGACGCTCTGGCCTTGGGCGCTAATCTCGTTTTAAATGCGGGCTGGACTGGAGTTTTCTTCCGCTCACCAAGAAAAAAGTTGGCCACTGTGTGGGCTGGGGCCCTGGCTGTAAGTACTGGGGATTTAATCCGCCGTGCGTGGAAGTCAGCCCCCGCGCGCGGGGTAGTTCTTGCGCCCTACTCGGTATGGACCTCGTTCGCGACATTTCTTAGCGGCGCGATTGCACAACGTAATGCTTAA
- a CDS encoding glycosyltransferase family 2 protein, translated as MPSAPRRISVVIPCYNDAKLLQRALNSFANQDVLADEIIVVDNNCTDSSAQVAASFPRVRVVREPRQGITWAAACGYSHAQGDLIVRTDADVVVPPDHIRRVHQVWDLIERQSCAAADKTVVAVTGTACFDLAGGLGRAISALYLGAYYYTTGSALGHYPIYGTNCVIQTQWWHSIKDNIDLADTAVHDDLHLSFAVRDDETVWYQPDLSVDMDARAVRGISQLKHRFQRGFHTMNTNFRSNPPHRRLQRRGKIVSR; from the coding sequence ATGCCTTCAGCGCCTCGCCGAATCTCGGTCGTTATACCCTGCTATAACGACGCGAAGCTTCTGCAACGCGCTTTGAATTCTTTTGCCAACCAAGATGTCCTGGCAGATGAAATCATCGTGGTTGATAACAACTGCACCGATAGCTCGGCGCAGGTAGCCGCATCTTTTCCGCGGGTGCGCGTGGTAAGGGAACCCAGGCAAGGAATTACGTGGGCGGCGGCCTGCGGCTACTCCCACGCTCAAGGCGATCTCATTGTCCGTACGGATGCTGATGTGGTGGTGCCACCGGATCATATTCGGCGGGTGCATCAGGTATGGGACTTGATAGAACGCCAATCTTGCGCTGCGGCTGACAAAACTGTCGTCGCTGTGACCGGCACTGCTTGCTTCGATTTAGCTGGCGGTCTTGGGCGCGCAATCTCGGCGTTGTATTTGGGCGCTTACTATTACACAACCGGATCCGCGCTGGGGCACTACCCGATTTATGGGACTAACTGCGTAATTCAAACACAGTGGTGGCACAGCATCAAAGACAACATCGATTTAGCTGATACAGCAGTCCATGATGATTTACACCTGTCTTTTGCGGTTCGCGATGATGAAACCGTCTGGTACCAGCCGGATCTGAGCGTGGACATGGATGCGCGTGCTGTGCGCGGTATTTCACAACTCAAGCACCGCTTTCAACGCGGGTTCCACACCATGAACACGAATTTCCGCAGCAACCCTCCACATCGACGTCTCCAACGTCGAGGAAAGATTGTAAGCCGGTGA
- a CDS encoding polyprenyl synthetase family protein codes for MTDDKLDIDFVDKRISESLSFLEKHFTQTQNFSSEPLFLSALEVLRTNALGGKHLRPRLVHIAAGDVSGDQRTTAVIFGGAVELLHAALLVHDDLIDDDPYRRGKPTLHEQIATASGNRNVGMSAAILAGDMGLLAMFQALSSSELSDAMVRKACAMMARFSLQTVYGEMLDVSHRTASSGGSDAIRVADVAETNSAASFDTVRASNFFKTSLYTFTAPLHLGALAAGRDDPDTLDALSAVADPLGQAYQAADDIAGAVAPMEDTGKVTGGDLTEGRRTVLTMRLHTMSLTEAVKAVADEAYDHIADARQAVQSPALTPVTRAGLDNVIARVERSVRSYV; via the coding sequence GTGACTGACGACAAACTGGATATTGACTTCGTCGATAAGCGAATAAGTGAATCACTCTCTTTTTTAGAAAAGCACTTCACTCAGACACAGAATTTTTCCTCAGAGCCTCTGTTCCTTAGTGCTCTGGAGGTGTTGCGCACCAATGCTCTGGGCGGCAAACATCTGCGGCCTCGCTTGGTCCATATTGCTGCGGGTGATGTCTCAGGTGACCAGCGCACCACCGCGGTGATTTTTGGTGGAGCGGTGGAGTTACTCCACGCGGCTTTGCTTGTCCATGATGACCTGATCGATGATGATCCTTACCGGCGTGGGAAACCGACCTTGCATGAACAGATCGCCACCGCAAGTGGTAACCGCAATGTGGGAATGTCGGCGGCTATTCTTGCTGGAGACATGGGGCTTTTGGCCATGTTCCAAGCCTTATCCAGCTCAGAGCTTTCCGACGCCATGGTGCGGAAAGCCTGTGCCATGATGGCCCGCTTTTCGCTGCAAACGGTTTACGGTGAGATGCTTGATGTCTCCCACCGCACCGCTTCCAGCGGAGGCAGCGACGCTATCCGCGTCGCCGACGTCGCTGAAACAAACAGCGCTGCCAGCTTTGATACCGTGCGTGCCAGCAACTTTTTCAAGACCAGCCTGTACACTTTTACTGCCCCGCTCCATCTCGGAGCTCTCGCGGCTGGCCGTGATGATCCGGACACTTTAGACGCGCTGTCCGCGGTGGCGGATCCACTCGGCCAGGCTTATCAGGCTGCCGATGATATTGCCGGGGCGGTCGCGCCGATGGAAGATACCGGCAAGGTTACTGGTGGTGATCTCACCGAGGGCCGCAGGACGGTGCTGACCATGCGGCTTCACACAATGTCACTAACCGAAGCTGTTAAAGCTGTCGCCGATGAGGCCTACGACCATATCGCTGACGCCCGCCAGGCGGTACAGTCACCAGCCCTGACTCCGGTCACCCGGGCTGGTTTGGACAATGTGATTGCACGAGTGGAAAGATCGGTACGTTCCTATGTCTGA
- a CDS encoding phytoene/squalene synthase family protein — protein MSDSDLSDTDYLRRYDDMADRAAAAVIAEYSTSFGMSSNLLSPAVRRDIRNLYAMVRIADEIVDGTASAAGVTDPSRALDSYEQQIRNAPNLRFHTDPVVHAYAQTARRCKFKDEHVAAFFRSMRRDLTQTQHTDETLDDYIYGSAEVIGLLCLAAFYADRTVSPQQYAELENGARSLGAAFQKINFLRDVREDTVSLGRTYFPGTEHQLNNAAKDEIVASIRKDLVVARGVIPELPLSARAGVLAATELFTELTELIDDIDATELVRTRISVPARRKALLIARSVARAPLLKGSSS, from the coding sequence ATGTCTGATTCTGATTTATCTGATACTGATTATTTGCGCCGTTACGACGATATGGCTGACCGCGCTGCTGCCGCCGTTATCGCTGAGTATTCCACCAGCTTTGGTATGTCTAGCAATCTGCTCTCTCCTGCTGTGCGCCGGGACATCCGTAACCTGTATGCGATGGTGCGCATTGCCGACGAGATCGTCGATGGCACTGCCTCAGCCGCAGGTGTCACCGACCCATCACGTGCCCTCGATAGCTATGAGCAGCAAATCCGCAACGCCCCAAACCTGCGGTTTCATACTGACCCAGTAGTTCACGCCTACGCGCAAACCGCGCGGCGCTGCAAGTTCAAGGATGAGCACGTCGCCGCATTTTTCCGCTCGATGCGCCGCGACCTCACCCAAACTCAGCACACCGATGAAACCCTGGATGACTATATCTATGGTTCCGCCGAGGTCATCGGGCTGTTGTGCCTGGCCGCGTTCTACGCAGATAGAACTGTCAGCCCACAACAATATGCCGAATTAGAAAACGGGGCACGCAGCCTGGGGGCCGCTTTTCAAAAGATTAACTTCCTGCGCGATGTCCGCGAGGACACCGTCAGCCTTGGGCGCACCTACTTCCCCGGCACAGAACATCAGCTCAACAACGCTGCTAAAGATGAGATTGTGGCCAGTATCCGCAAAGACCTTGTGGTTGCACGCGGGGTCATCCCCGAACTTCCGCTGTCTGCCCGAGCTGGGGTTTTGGCCGCAACTGAGCTTTTTACTGAGCTTACTGAGCTGATCGACGATATCGACGCTACTGAACTGGTGCGCACGAGAATCAGTGTGCCGGCTCGTCGTAAAGCACTTCTTATCGCACGCTCGGTAGCGCGTGCACCCCTGCTGAAAGGATCATCATCATGA
- the crtI gene encoding phytoene desaturase family protein — translation MTTPNSAIVIGAGVAGLATAGLLAKRGMDVTVIEKNDHVGGRVDEITVDGFRFEAGPSWYLMPEAFDHFFELMGTSTEDELDLTLLDPGYRVYSEGQPPIDLPFGVDAAAELFESIEEGAGDALRDYLRSADEVYQIALDRFLYTTFTSLRPFLHKDVISQALRLVVLLTESLKSFVDERFTDTRLRQILQYPAVFLSSRPKKAPSMYHLMSHTDITLGVRYPQGGFVSIIRALERLAVRHGAKIRLGTEATAIVVEDGQARGVRVLNDGGVAELRADIVISAADLNHTENSLLPKKLRTYNKRYFARRDPGLGVVLALVGVSGELPELPHHTLMFSEDWSQDFAVVYDGPQATRPSGASRSIYICKPSATDDSVAPTGHENLFVLIPVAADDSLGHGDAYTGQASPAVEAIVDEALEQIGQWAGIEDLGQRVVVKRSIGPADFADRYHSWSAGAIGPAHILSQSAFFRGKNVSSKVRGLYYAGQTTVPGVGVPMCLISAENVLKRIDGTTDAAPMESING, via the coding sequence ATGACAACCCCAAACTCTGCCATCGTGATTGGCGCGGGAGTCGCAGGGCTGGCCACCGCCGGGCTGCTGGCGAAACGCGGCATGGATGTGACCGTGATTGAGAAGAATGATCATGTTGGCGGGCGAGTCGATGAGATCACCGTTGATGGTTTCCGCTTTGAGGCAGGGCCTTCGTGGTACCTGATGCCCGAGGCTTTCGACCACTTCTTTGAGCTGATGGGCACCTCCACCGAGGACGAACTAGACCTGACCCTGCTGGATCCTGGGTACCGCGTCTACTCTGAAGGCCAACCGCCGATTGACCTGCCCTTTGGTGTGGATGCTGCCGCCGAGCTGTTTGAATCTATCGAAGAGGGTGCCGGGGATGCGCTGCGGGACTATCTGCGCAGTGCCGACGAGGTGTACCAGATTGCTCTCGACCGTTTCCTCTACACCACCTTCACTTCCCTGCGGCCGTTCCTGCATAAAGACGTGATTTCCCAAGCGCTGCGCCTGGTGGTGCTGCTGACAGAGTCGCTCAAAAGCTTCGTCGATGAGCGATTTACGGATACTCGCCTGCGCCAAATCCTGCAATACCCGGCGGTTTTCCTGTCTTCGCGACCCAAAAAGGCACCCAGCATGTACCACCTGATGAGCCACACCGACATCACCTTGGGCGTGCGCTACCCACAGGGCGGATTCGTTTCGATCATTCGTGCTTTAGAGCGGTTGGCGGTGCGCCACGGTGCCAAGATTCGGCTGGGCACCGAGGCCACCGCGATTGTTGTTGAGGATGGACAGGCGCGCGGGGTGCGGGTGCTTAACGACGGCGGCGTGGCCGAACTTCGCGCCGATATCGTGATCAGTGCTGCCGATCTGAACCACACCGAAAATTCGCTGTTACCGAAGAAACTACGCACGTACAACAAGCGCTACTTTGCCCGGCGCGACCCCGGCCTCGGAGTTGTGCTTGCCCTAGTGGGGGTCAGCGGTGAATTGCCTGAGCTGCCGCACCATACGCTGATGTTTTCTGAAGATTGGTCGCAGGATTTCGCTGTGGTCTACGACGGGCCGCAGGCCACGCGCCCGAGCGGTGCGTCACGCTCCATCTACATCTGCAAGCCTTCTGCTACCGACGATTCGGTAGCGCCTACCGGGCACGAGAATCTCTTTGTGCTCATCCCAGTGGCTGCTGATGATTCGCTTGGCCATGGCGATGCCTATACAGGCCAGGCAAGCCCAGCGGTTGAGGCAATTGTTGATGAAGCACTAGAGCAGATCGGCCAGTGGGCGGGTATTGAAGATTTGGGGCAGCGTGTCGTCGTCAAGCGATCCATTGGCCCGGCAGACTTTGCCGACAGGTACCACTCCTGGTCCGCCGGGGCCATCGGGCCAGCGCACATACTGAGCCAATCGGCGTTTTTCCGCGGCAAGAATGTCTCATCCAAGGTTCGAGGGCTGTACTACGCGGGCCAAACCACCGTGCCTGGGGTGGGCGTGCCCATGTGTTTGATCTCTGCCGAAAACGTGCTGAAGCGTATCGACGGCACTACCGACGCCGCCCCCATGGAGAGTATCAATGGCTAG
- a CDS encoding lycopene cyclase domain-containing protein, whose protein sequence is MASAYLFILLATIGCMVLCDWRWKLAFFADARRATILSVVLVGAFLLWDVLGIATGTFYRGDADYMTGILLGPEMPIEEPIFLFFLVYLLMNLTSGARQVIR, encoded by the coding sequence ATGGCTAGTGCCTACCTGTTTATTCTGCTCGCGACGATTGGCTGCATGGTGCTGTGCGACTGGCGCTGGAAGCTGGCATTTTTCGCCGATGCCCGGCGCGCCACCATCCTTTCTGTGGTGCTGGTAGGTGCGTTTCTGCTGTGGGATGTCCTCGGCATTGCCACAGGCACCTTCTACCGCGGGGATGCTGACTATATGACTGGGATTTTGTTGGGTCCAGAAATGCCGATCGAAGAACCGATTTTCCTGTTCTTCCTGGTTTATCTGCTGATGAACTTAACTTCTGGGGCCCGGCAGGTGATCCGATGA
- a CDS encoding lycopene cyclase domain-containing protein translates to MTYLLISLPFLIVAVLVWVQRHHVYRRQPAVTLLVLAIVTVLTIIFDNLMIAFGNVDYGTEQNLGIYLGLMPIEDLFYPLFATLIITAVWPPQERRR, encoded by the coding sequence ATGACCTACCTGCTCATCTCCCTGCCTTTTCTTATAGTCGCAGTACTGGTGTGGGTGCAGCGACACCATGTGTACCGCAGGCAGCCCGCGGTGACTCTGCTCGTGCTGGCGATCGTCACGGTTCTCACCATTATTTTTGACAATCTGATGATTGCTTTTGGCAACGTCGACTACGGCACCGAACAAAATCTGGGCATCTACCTTGGCCTGATGCCCATTGAAGACCTGTTCTACCCACTCTTTGCCACCCTCATCATTACCGCCGTGTGGCCACCTCAAGAAAGGCGCCGTTAA
- a CDS encoding prenyltransferase: MSLFGTILAASRPISWINTAFPFAAAYLLVGGGFTWQLIVGTLFFLIPYNIAIYGINDVFDYESDLRNPRKGGIEGSVLHPKWHKPVLWASVITTVPFLVVLVIGGTWMSTAWLAVSMFSVVAYSVAGLRFKEKPVLDSVTSSAHFTTPALVGATMVVPTPGLVFWGAIGAFFLWGMASHAFGAVQDITADRQAGLSSIATELGARTVTRLTVVLYAAASALLLFLPFPGWIISLVGLGYVANAARFWNVTDVKCEVTRKGWRVFLWLNYVVGAIVTIALLAALAG; the protein is encoded by the coding sequence ATGTCGCTGTTTGGCACTATCCTGGCCGCATCGCGCCCGATCAGCTGGATCAACACCGCCTTCCCTTTCGCCGCTGCTTACCTTTTAGTAGGCGGTGGGTTTACGTGGCAGTTGATCGTCGGCACGCTGTTCTTCCTTATTCCCTACAACATTGCGATCTACGGCATCAACGATGTTTTTGATTACGAATCCGACCTGCGCAACCCCCGCAAAGGCGGAATTGAAGGCTCTGTGCTGCACCCCAAGTGGCACAAGCCGGTGCTGTGGGCCTCAGTGATCACCACCGTGCCGTTTTTGGTTGTGCTGGTTATTGGGGGCACGTGGATGTCTACTGCTTGGCTTGCAGTGTCCATGTTTTCGGTTGTTGCTTATTCAGTCGCGGGCCTGCGGTTTAAAGAAAAACCCGTGCTTGATTCAGTGACGTCTTCCGCGCACTTCACCACACCGGCGCTGGTCGGAGCCACCATGGTCGTCCCAACACCGGGGTTAGTGTTCTGGGGCGCAATTGGCGCATTCTTCCTCTGGGGTATGGCCTCGCACGCCTTCGGGGCTGTGCAAGACATCACGGCTGACCGGCAGGCGGGTTTATCGTCGATAGCAACTGAGCTGGGGGCGCGCACAGTGACACGCTTGACCGTGGTGTTGTATGCCGCTGCTTCTGCTCTGCTGCTTTTCCTGCCTTTTCCGGGGTGGATTATCTCGCTGGTGGGTCTGGGGTATGTTGCCAATGCTGCACGCTTTTGGAATGTGACCGATGTGAAGTGCGAAGTCACACGCAAGGGCTGGCGTGTGTTTCTTTGGCTCAACTACGTTGTTGGCGCGATAGTGACCATTGCTTTGCTGGCAGCGCTGGCTGGGTAG
- a CDS encoding NYN domain-containing protein yields MTRQQVNLRQTDTYAWTNEFFSELTKKRKVALRRGEQLESQNEYQLKSTPLKKLLNPESGFSLEDLRESDFTLDIVQKGVDMRLGLDIATLAERGIVNQIVMIAGDSDFVPAAKHARREGIDFILDPMWNPITPSLSEHVDGIRQCVVKPPNNKTDPLHVEHEDTEALDHSVEIPEQVEFDEEEL; encoded by the coding sequence TTGACTCGACAACAGGTCAATCTTCGCCAGACTGATACATACGCGTGGACGAATGAGTTCTTCAGCGAGTTAACTAAGAAAAGAAAAGTTGCACTACGGCGTGGCGAACAGTTGGAATCTCAAAATGAATACCAGTTAAAGTCGACCCCTCTCAAGAAACTTCTGAACCCGGAATCCGGATTCTCCCTCGAAGACCTCCGTGAATCTGACTTCACTCTCGACATCGTGCAAAAAGGGGTCGATATGAGGCTTGGTCTCGATATTGCGACGCTTGCCGAGCGCGGAATCGTCAACCAAATAGTGATGATTGCTGGAGATAGTGACTTCGTTCCGGCTGCCAAGCATGCTAGAAGAGAGGGAATTGACTTCATTCTTGATCCCATGTGGAATCCCATAACGCCAAGCTTGAGCGAACATGTCGACGGGATTCGACAATGCGTCGTTAAACCACCAAATAACAAAACCGACCCTTTACATGTGGAGCACGAGGATACTGAAGCCTTGGACCATAGTGTTGAGATCCCGGAGCAAGTTGAATTCGACGAAGAAGAACTTTAA
- a CDS encoding helix-turn-helix domain-containing protein codes for MDRRATPRTVETVAELAAAIRQRRLEQDWTQQQLAEKIGCSRKWVIDLEQGKTTVELLPVLDAISVLGLEITLSVKAETAHAPNPFPGSARRRPPNRPI; via the coding sequence ATGGATCGTAGAGCAACCCCGCGAACAGTAGAAACAGTCGCCGAACTTGCAGCAGCAATCAGGCAGCGACGCCTTGAACAAGACTGGACCCAACAACAGCTCGCCGAGAAAATCGGCTGCAGCAGGAAATGGGTCATTGACCTCGAACAAGGAAAAACCACCGTTGAACTCCTCCCAGTGCTTGATGCCATTAGTGTCTTAGGCCTGGAAATCACACTGAGTGTAAAGGCAGAGACAGCCCATGCCCCCAACCCGTTTCCTGGAAGCGCACGTCGACGGCCACCCAATCGGCCGATTTGA
- a CDS encoding HipA domain-containing protein, whose translation MPPTRFLEAHVDGHPIGRFEEHNGQITFRYSESATFPISLSMPLSASEHKNRAAYPFLWGLLPDNQEALSAMAQEALTSPNSVLGLLNYHGGDVAGALQLLPSGEASRDATRISTTDTPARLSDDQLETILAGTLRRYHGQPSPNLAADFTFSIAGAQPKIALTADQEGIFLPPTKKHATTHIIKPADPRSDYYIRDIDSLEVICLDAAFRIGLPATEARRWHAPSGDLTATILTRYDRHLADDGIVYRFHQEDFCQALSVMPDKKYQHRYGGPGLADMRNALQKNVSPAHRTEVLADLFMLIVYNVGILGTDAHAKNYSIMLGTAGALEIAPLYDSISAATLLTGEKRAYFPMKIGKSYAFDEMTPIGLVEAGVQFGLSDETAAEIVSSVLANIPTGIEAAADALGEHELGQKVLDGIARFSPVRFMN comes from the coding sequence ATGCCCCCAACCCGTTTCCTGGAAGCGCACGTCGACGGCCACCCAATCGGCCGATTTGAGGAACACAACGGCCAGATCACCTTCCGATACTCAGAAAGCGCAACGTTCCCTATTTCTCTATCCATGCCATTAAGCGCCTCCGAGCACAAGAACAGGGCCGCCTACCCGTTTCTCTGGGGTTTACTTCCAGACAACCAGGAAGCCCTCTCAGCCATGGCCCAGGAAGCATTAACCTCGCCCAATTCTGTTTTGGGCCTCTTAAACTATCACGGTGGCGACGTAGCGGGAGCACTTCAACTATTGCCCTCAGGTGAAGCTTCACGCGATGCCACGCGAATAAGCACTACTGACACCCCTGCCCGCCTTTCCGACGATCAGCTAGAGACAATCCTGGCTGGAACGCTGAGACGATACCACGGCCAACCTTCACCCAACCTCGCCGCAGATTTCACGTTCAGCATCGCAGGAGCCCAACCGAAAATTGCTTTAACAGCCGACCAGGAAGGAATTTTTCTCCCCCCAACTAAGAAGCACGCCACTACACATATCATTAAACCCGCTGACCCACGCAGTGACTACTACATTAGGGATATCGATAGCCTCGAGGTGATCTGTCTGGATGCAGCGTTTCGCATCGGGTTACCTGCCACTGAAGCTCGTAGATGGCATGCCCCCTCCGGCGATCTAACAGCCACGATCTTGACTCGCTATGACCGCCACCTAGCCGATGATGGCATAGTCTATCGGTTCCACCAGGAGGACTTCTGCCAAGCGCTCAGTGTGATGCCGGATAAGAAGTACCAGCACCGCTACGGTGGCCCTGGACTTGCCGACATGCGGAATGCCCTCCAGAAAAACGTCAGCCCTGCTCATCGCACGGAAGTTCTTGCAGACTTATTCATGCTGATTGTCTACAATGTTGGGATTTTAGGTACGGACGCTCATGCAAAAAACTATTCCATCATGCTCGGGACTGCAGGCGCGCTTGAAATCGCCCCGCTCTATGATTCCATCTCTGCTGCCACATTGCTTACTGGTGAGAAACGCGCTTACTTTCCTATGAAGATTGGTAAAAGCTACGCCTTTGATGAGATGACACCAATCGGACTAGTAGAAGCAGGGGTACAATTCGGGCTTTCCGACGAGACAGCTGCCGAGATTGTCTCCAGCGTTTTAGCAAACATCCCAACCGGTATTGAAGCCGCTGCCGATGCACTAGGGGAACACGAGCTGGGCCAAAAGGTCCTTGATGGCATTGCCCGCTTCTCGCCCGTGCGCTTCATGAACTAG